From Lysobacter auxotrophicus, the proteins below share one genomic window:
- a CDS encoding TIGR03862 family flavoprotein, which produces MPTPSQLHVRLAIVGGGPAGLMAAEVARAAGVEVDLFEAKGSVGRKFLIAGKGGLNLTHGEPRPAFDARYGERARELAAWLDDFDADALREWARGFGVETYVGTSGRVFPTDRKAAPLLRGWVRRLREDGVRFHVQHRWTGWTDDGALRLATQDGELHVHADATVLALGGGSWPELGSDGAWVQALQSRDVDVAPLVPSNCGFDIGWSEHFASRHAGAPLKPVVAHWHDASGQPHELQGECVVTQTGIEGSLVYALSAMLRDAIAKHGEVTLELDLAPGRELHRLRADLDRPRGGRSLTEHLRRQVGIEGVKTALLYEVLGKDAMQDTQRLSRTIKRLPLKLLRARPIAEAISSAGGVRLEALDPQTLMLRAIPGVFCAGEMLDWEAPTGGYLLTACYASGLRAARGAVAWLEARR; this is translated from the coding sequence ATGCCCACTCCGTCGCAGTTGCACGTCCGCCTCGCCATCGTCGGCGGCGGCCCCGCCGGCCTGATGGCGGCCGAGGTCGCGCGCGCAGCGGGCGTGGAGGTGGACCTGTTCGAGGCCAAGGGCTCGGTGGGCCGCAAGTTCCTGATCGCCGGCAAGGGCGGCCTCAACCTCACGCACGGCGAACCGCGGCCCGCGTTCGATGCGCGCTACGGCGAACGTGCGCGCGAGCTCGCCGCGTGGCTCGACGATTTCGACGCGGATGCGTTGCGTGAATGGGCGCGCGGCTTCGGCGTGGAGACCTACGTGGGCACGTCGGGCCGCGTGTTTCCGACCGACCGCAAGGCCGCGCCGCTGCTGCGCGGCTGGGTGCGCCGGCTGCGCGAGGACGGCGTGCGCTTCCACGTGCAGCATCGCTGGACCGGCTGGACCGACGACGGCGCACTGCGTTTGGCGACGCAGGACGGCGAACTCCACGTGCACGCGGACGCGACGGTGCTCGCGCTCGGCGGCGGAAGCTGGCCGGAACTCGGATCGGACGGCGCATGGGTGCAGGCGCTGCAATCGCGCGACGTCGATGTCGCGCCGCTGGTTCCATCGAACTGCGGCTTCGACATCGGCTGGAGCGAACACTTCGCCAGTCGCCACGCGGGGGCGCCGCTCAAACCCGTCGTGGCGCATTGGCACGATGCATCGGGCCAGCCGCACGAATTGCAGGGCGAATGCGTCGTCACGCAAACCGGCATCGAAGGCAGCCTGGTCTATGCGCTGTCGGCGATGCTGCGCGATGCGATCGCGAAGCATGGCGAGGTCACGCTCGAACTCGATCTGGCGCCCGGCCGCGAGCTGCATCGGTTGCGTGCGGATCTCGACAGACCGCGCGGCGGCCGCAGCCTCACCGAACACCTGCGCCGGCAGGTCGGCATCGAAGGCGTCAAGACCGCGCTGCTGTACGAAGTGCTTGGCAAGGACGCGATGCAGGACACGCAGCGGCTCTCGCGCACGATCAAGCGACTGCCGCTGAAGCTGCTGCGCGCGCGGCCGATCGCGGAGGCGATCAGCAGCGCGGGCGGCGTTCGACTGGAAGCGCTCGACCCGCAGACGCTGATGTTGCGCGCGATCCCGGGCGTGTTCTGCGCGGGCGAAATGCTCGACTGGGAAGCGCCGACGGGCGGGTATCTGCTGACGGCGTGTTATGCGAGTGGATTACGCGCGGCACGTGGCGCGGTCGCGTGGCTGGAAGCTCGCCGTTGA
- a CDS encoding DUF1993 domain-containing protein has product MSLSLHDASVPVFRHMLGALDGLLAKGEAHAKAQGYDPDVLLHTRLFPDMFPLSRQVQIACDFAKSVSARLADVEVPAMADEERSFEELRQRIAKTLAFVEGLDALLFEGAAEREIVLRPGTPKERRFDGRGYLLQYGLPQFFFHVTTAYALLRHNGVPVGKLDYMGGR; this is encoded by the coding sequence ATGTCCCTTTCCCTGCACGACGCAAGCGTGCCCGTATTCCGCCACATGCTCGGCGCGCTCGACGGCCTGCTCGCCAAGGGCGAGGCCCACGCGAAGGCGCAGGGCTACGACCCCGACGTGCTGCTGCACACGCGGCTGTTCCCCGACATGTTCCCGCTGTCGCGCCAGGTGCAGATCGCCTGCGATTTCGCCAAGAGCGTGAGCGCGCGCCTGGCCGACGTCGAAGTGCCGGCGATGGCGGACGAGGAGCGCTCGTTCGAGGAACTGCGCCAGCGCATCGCGAAGACCCTGGCGTTCGTCGAAGGGCTGGATGCGCTGCTGTTCGAAGGCGCAGCCGAGCGCGAGATCGTGCTGCGTCCGGGCACGCCGAAGGAGCGCCGCTTCGATGGCCGCGGCTACCTGCTGCAATACGGCCTGCCGCAGTTCTTCTTCCACGTGACCACCGCTTACGCGCTGCTGCGCCACAACGGCGTGCCGGTCGGCAAGCTGGACTACATGGGAGGACGCTGA
- a CDS encoding serine hydrolase, with product MHRRTISAALALLLATGVAHADDPALPPQLQDFDAYVEGVRKQFDVPGIAVAVVKDGQVVLERGFGVREMGKPAPVDAKTLFAIASNTKAFTAASLSILADEGKLSLDDRVVDHLPWFRMSDAYVTQEMRVRDLLAHRSGLGLGAGDLLYWPGTDYTTEDVARRLKDVPLTGSFRGQYAYDNILYGVAQLVIEQASGQSYAQFLQQRIFAPLGMRDTRFNSDALRPRDNVATGHAKADFKDLQPAPRMTWHNVSGAGGVYSSVHDMGRWMNMQLAGGTYTDAKGTQQRLFSEERQQEMWSVITPIKIPKPLVPELEAARPNFLGYGEGWQLSDYRGRKLVSHTGGWPGMVSRVTLVPQQKLGVIVLTNAEVGGAFNAVTMRVLDAFLDAPRTDWTAAYAAALAKSKDKADEDWRKHVQARAADAPPSRPLSAYARTYRDPWYGDIVVEQGKDGLVMRFSRTPDLVGRMEPWQHDTFIVRWNERWLNADAFVTFSLDADGEVREGRMEAISPLTDFSFDFQDLRLTPVEEKKAGS from the coding sequence ATGCATCGCCGCACGATTTCCGCCGCCCTGGCGCTCCTCCTCGCGACGGGCGTCGCGCATGCCGACGACCCCGCGTTGCCGCCGCAGCTGCAGGATTTCGATGCCTACGTCGAAGGCGTGCGCAAGCAGTTCGACGTGCCGGGCATCGCGGTGGCGGTGGTGAAGGACGGGCAGGTGGTGCTGGAGCGCGGTTTCGGCGTGCGCGAAATGGGCAAGCCGGCGCCGGTCGATGCGAAGACGCTCTTCGCGATCGCCTCCAACACGAAGGCCTTTACCGCGGCGTCGCTGTCGATCCTCGCCGACGAAGGCAAGCTGAGCCTGGACGATCGCGTGGTCGACCACCTGCCGTGGTTCCGCATGTCCGACGCCTACGTCACGCAGGAAATGCGCGTGCGCGACCTGCTCGCGCATCGCAGTGGACTGGGGCTCGGCGCGGGCGACCTGCTGTACTGGCCCGGCACGGACTACACGACCGAAGACGTCGCGCGCCGGCTGAAGGACGTGCCGCTGACCGGCAGCTTCCGCGGGCAGTACGCCTACGACAACATCCTCTACGGCGTCGCGCAGCTGGTGATCGAGCAGGCCAGCGGCCAGAGTTACGCGCAGTTCCTGCAGCAGCGCATCTTCGCGCCGCTGGGCATGCGCGACACGCGCTTCAACTCCGACGCGTTGCGTCCTCGCGACAACGTCGCCACCGGCCACGCGAAGGCCGATTTCAAGGACCTGCAACCGGCGCCGCGCATGACCTGGCACAACGTGTCCGGTGCGGGCGGCGTCTATTCGAGCGTGCACGACATGGGCCGCTGGATGAACATGCAGCTGGCCGGCGGCACCTACACCGACGCGAAGGGAACGCAGCAGCGCCTGTTCTCCGAAGAGCGCCAGCAGGAGATGTGGTCGGTGATCACGCCAATCAAAATCCCCAAGCCGCTGGTGCCGGAACTCGAAGCCGCCAGACCGAACTTCCTGGGCTACGGCGAAGGCTGGCAGCTGTCGGATTACCGCGGCCGCAAGCTGGTGTCGCACACCGGCGGCTGGCCGGGCATGGTGTCGCGCGTGACGCTGGTGCCGCAGCAGAAGCTCGGCGTGATCGTGCTGACCAACGCCGAAGTCGGCGGTGCGTTCAATGCGGTGACGATGCGCGTGCTCGACGCGTTCCTCGATGCGCCGCGCACCGACTGGACGGCCGCCTACGCCGCCGCGCTCGCCAAGTCGAAGGACAAGGCCGACGAGGACTGGCGCAAGCACGTGCAGGCGCGCGCGGCCGACGCCCCGCCGTCGCGCCCGCTGTCGGCGTATGCGCGTACGTATCGCGATCCGTGGTACGGCGACATCGTCGTCGAGCAGGGCAAGGACGGGCTGGTGATGCGTTTCTCGCGCACGCCGGACCTCGTCGGCCGCATGGAGCCGTGGCAGCACGACACCTTCATCGTGCGCTGGAACGAGCGCTGGCTCAACGCGGACGCGTTCGTGACGTTCTCGCTCGACGCCGACGGCGAAGTGCGCGAGGGACGCATGGAAGCGATCTCGCCGCTGACGGACTTCAGCTTCGATTTCCAGGACCTGCGCCTGACGCCGGTCGAGGAAAAGAAGGCCGGGTCCTGA
- a CDS encoding DUF998 domain-containing protein: MSDVPVVAQARANAARTRTIGTWALVGVAVFAAVAIAMQFLRADLDFVRATLSFYLLGPLGVWLQLAYLGLALSLALIGAGYYGAATREGRSRLALCLFLIGAIGVAVTAWAETDRGGAAVLTTAAKIHAISAPLAFLGTTLGMLLQSWVLRRDPRWRQHFALAFGLAAFCFVALWLHALWRELPRGLSQKAVIAAIVVWLMLAASWLRRTSDAP, from the coding sequence ATGTCCGACGTCCCGGTCGTCGCGCAGGCAAGGGCCAACGCCGCGCGTACGCGCACGATCGGGACGTGGGCGCTGGTCGGCGTCGCGGTGTTCGCGGCGGTCGCCATCGCGATGCAGTTCCTGCGCGCGGACCTCGACTTCGTCCGCGCGACGCTGAGCTTCTACCTGCTGGGTCCGCTCGGCGTCTGGCTGCAGCTGGCCTACCTCGGGCTCGCGTTGAGCCTGGCGCTGATCGGCGCCGGCTACTACGGCGCGGCCACGCGCGAGGGCCGGAGTCGGCTGGCGCTGTGCCTGTTCCTGATCGGCGCGATCGGCGTGGCCGTCACCGCGTGGGCCGAAACCGACCGGGGCGGGGCGGCGGTCTTGACGACGGCGGCGAAGATCCACGCGATCTCGGCGCCGCTGGCGTTCCTGGGCACGACGCTTGGCATGCTGCTGCAGAGCTGGGTGCTTCGTCGCGATCCGCGCTGGCGGCAGCACTTCGCGCTGGCCTTCGGGCTCGCGGCGTTCTGCTTCGTCGCGCTCTGGCTCCATGCGCTGTGGCGGGAGTTGCCGCGCGGGCTCAGCCAGAAGGCGGTGATCGCGGCCATCGTGGTCTGGTTGATGCTGGCTGCGAGCTGGTTGCGACGCACCTCGGATGCGCCATAG
- a CDS encoding MFS transporter: MDGRRDGDTAATTQDTGEIASPSVPSRDEGNRASLFDRRYRGTTIGAVVLVALYAFEALAVATAMPTVAQALDGLPLYALAFGGTLASSVIGMVACGPWADRRGPAPPLRHGIVWFSIGLLIAGFAPSMEVLLLGRIVQGFGGGLMSVALYVAVGRVYPPAMHPRIFASFAAAWVVPAVIGPTIAGALVQYLGWRWVFLSVPLLAMTAAACVLPALRGLGSATEHADGAGLSPHRLAWAVGAAASALALHYAGQLRHAGGAVMLAASAIALLVCAWHLLPRGTLRAARGLPTVVMMRGIASGAFFGTEVFIPLMLSRERGLSPTMAGAALTLGALGWSLGSWCRSRPSQPFTPSQLLRYGMALIVIGIAGVACAVSPSLPVGVGIVGWIAAGFGMGLLFPTLSVLILELSPPHRQGVNSSALHLCDALFTATVLAVGGSVFAALMTRAPSMAYLVGFGISAALALLGAVLASRVRPAG, encoded by the coding sequence ATGGACGGACGTCGGGACGGCGATACCGCCGCGACAACGCAGGATACGGGCGAGATCGCGTCGCCTTCCGTGCCATCCCGCGACGAGGGGAACCGCGCCAGTCTGTTCGACCGGCGCTATCGCGGCACGACGATCGGCGCGGTCGTGCTCGTCGCGCTGTACGCGTTCGAAGCGCTCGCCGTCGCGACCGCGATGCCGACCGTCGCGCAGGCGCTGGACGGCCTGCCGCTGTACGCGCTCGCCTTCGGCGGCACGCTGGCGTCCTCGGTCATCGGCATGGTCGCGTGCGGCCCGTGGGCCGACCGGCGCGGACCGGCGCCGCCGTTGCGGCACGGCATCGTGTGGTTCTCGATCGGCCTGCTGATCGCGGGGTTCGCGCCGTCGATGGAAGTCCTGCTGCTGGGCCGCATCGTGCAGGGATTCGGCGGCGGACTGATGTCGGTGGCGTTGTACGTCGCGGTCGGCCGCGTGTACCCGCCGGCGATGCACCCGCGCATCTTCGCCTCGTTCGCCGCCGCATGGGTCGTGCCGGCGGTGATCGGGCCGACGATCGCCGGCGCGCTCGTGCAATACCTCGGCTGGCGCTGGGTCTTCCTGTCGGTTCCGCTGCTCGCGATGACCGCGGCCGCGTGCGTGCTGCCGGCGCTGCGCGGACTCGGCAGCGCGACGGAGCATGCGGACGGCGCAGGCCTTTCGCCGCATCGGCTCGCATGGGCCGTGGGCGCGGCGGCAAGCGCGCTCGCACTTCACTACGCAGGGCAGCTGCGGCACGCTGGCGGCGCGGTGATGCTGGCGGCGTCGGCCATCGCGCTGCTGGTCTGCGCGTGGCACCTGCTGCCGCGCGGCACGCTTCGGGCGGCGCGCGGCCTGCCGACAGTGGTGATGATGCGCGGCATCGCTTCCGGCGCGTTTTTCGGCACCGAAGTCTTCATACCGTTGATGCTCTCGCGCGAACGCGGCCTCTCGCCAACGATGGCCGGCGCTGCGCTCACGCTAGGCGCGCTGGGCTGGTCGCTGGGATCGTGGTGCCGCAGCCGGCCGTCACAGCCGTTCACGCCGTCGCAGCTGCTGCGTTACGGCATGGCGCTGATCGTGATCGGCATCGCGGGCGTCGCCTGCGCGGTGTCGCCTTCCCTCCCGGTGGGTGTCGGCATCGTCGGCTGGATCGCCGCCGGCTTCGGCATGGGCCTGCTGTTCCCGACGCTGTCGGTGCTAATCCTGGAACTCTCGCCGCCGCATCGCCAGGGCGTGAACTCCTCCGCGCTGCACCTGTGCGATGCGCTGTTCACCGCGACGGTGCTCGCGGTGGGCGGCTCGGTGTTCGCCGCGCTGATGACGCGCGCGCCGTCGATGGCCTACCTCGTCGGCTTCGGGATCTCCGCCGCGCTCGCGCTGCTCGGCGCGGTGCTCGCGTCGCGGGTGCGACCTGCGGGCTAG
- a CDS encoding DUF4019 domain-containing protein — translation MPGMNISHDAVPHVAALIRAAFRLLEEIDNGRMLDIWERASESARRMVPPQEVATAIVPFRESQGALVSRDWVGARRDPAEPQYLRLTFQSRFAGWVGEEMVTLEQEADGIWRLAGYGVLPADALDA, via the coding sequence ATGCCCGGCATGAACATTTCCCACGATGCGGTTCCCCACGTCGCGGCCCTGATCCGGGCCGCGTTCCGTCTGCTTGAAGAGATCGACAACGGGCGGATGCTCGACATCTGGGAGCGCGCGTCCGAGAGCGCGCGCCGGATGGTCCCGCCGCAGGAAGTCGCCACCGCCATCGTCCCGTTCCGCGAAAGCCAGGGCGCGCTGGTGTCGCGCGACTGGGTGGGCGCGCGCCGCGATCCGGCGGAGCCGCAGTACCTGCGCCTGACCTTCCAGTCGCGATTCGCCGGATGGGTTGGCGAGGAAATGGTCACCCTGGAGCAGGAGGCCGACGGCATCTGGCGCCTGGCCGGCTACGGCGTGCTGCCCGCGGATGCGCTTGACGCCTGA
- a CDS encoding sulfurtransferase: MLNIAAYHFVPIAQPDGLAQRLHERADAAGLRGTILVAGEGINLFLAGEDDAIHGFLGALREDERFAELLVKFSHSRGQPFGRLKTKVKPEIISFRRDNASPLSDGRAPTVEPHTLARWLDHGVDDAGKPVVMLDTRNREEFGYGTFTGALTLPIDNFTDLPEALAPHREALRDATVVSFCTGGIRCEKAALWMQADGMQNVLQLDGGILGYFEQVGGRHYDGRCFVFDGRVALDPQLQPLVDDAA, encoded by the coding sequence ATGCTCAATATCGCCGCCTATCACTTCGTTCCCATCGCGCAGCCCGACGGGCTTGCGCAGCGCCTGCACGAGCGGGCCGACGCCGCCGGACTGCGCGGCACGATCCTCGTCGCCGGCGAGGGCATCAACCTGTTCCTGGCCGGCGAGGACGACGCGATCCACGGCTTCTTGGGCGCCCTGCGCGAGGACGAACGCTTCGCCGAGCTGCTGGTGAAGTTCAGCCACAGCCGCGGCCAGCCGTTCGGCCGGCTCAAGACGAAGGTGAAGCCGGAGATCATCAGCTTCCGGCGCGACAACGCGTCGCCGTTGTCGGACGGTCGCGCACCGACCGTCGAACCGCACACGCTGGCGCGCTGGCTCGACCATGGCGTCGACGATGCGGGCAAGCCGGTGGTGATGCTCGATACGCGCAACCGCGAGGAATTCGGCTACGGAACCTTCACGGGCGCATTGACCTTGCCCATCGACAATTTCACCGACCTGCCCGAAGCGCTCGCACCGCACCGCGAGGCGCTGCGCGACGCCACCGTCGTGAGCTTCTGCACCGGCGGTATCCGTTGCGAGAAGGCCGCGTTGTGGATGCAGGCCGACGGAATGCAAAACGTGTTGCAGCTCGACGGCGGCATCCTGGGGTACTTTGAGCAGGTCGGCGGCCGCCATTACGATGGCCGCTGTTTCGTGTTCGACGGGCGCGTCGCCCTCGACCCGCAATTGCAACCGCTCGTGGACGACGCCGCCTGA
- a CDS encoding AraC family transcriptional regulator translates to MNTNASNVIAAPHGMEAQQAELADRIARNVPGDGLHDSRVPGLSLIQASEPSLPLPTVYHPSLCVVVQGSKRALLGEEVFHYDPLNYLVVSMSLPITGQILDATTQSPYLCLRIDIDTALVNELLAQVPAERAARRGGRAVFVGRTSATLLDAVLRLVRLLDTPEEAAVLAPLATREIHYRVLTGELGERLRELCDVEGPSQRVARAIDLIKQRYHEPLRIEQLAAAAHMSASSLHERFKAATAMTPLQYQKQLRLQEARRLMLVDGIEAAAASHRVGYESPSQFSREYRRLFGAPPRREVMAMRGPPA, encoded by the coding sequence ATGAATACGAACGCCTCCAACGTCATCGCCGCGCCGCACGGAATGGAAGCCCAGCAGGCCGAGCTCGCCGACCGGATTGCCCGAAACGTCCCCGGCGACGGCCTGCACGATTCGCGCGTGCCCGGCCTGTCGCTGATCCAGGCCAGCGAGCCCTCGTTGCCGTTGCCCACCGTCTACCACCCGAGCCTGTGCGTGGTCGTGCAGGGCAGCAAGCGGGCCTTGCTGGGCGAGGAGGTCTTCCACTACGACCCGCTCAACTACCTGGTGGTGTCGATGTCGCTGCCGATCACCGGACAGATCCTCGATGCGACAACGCAGTCGCCGTACCTGTGCCTGCGCATCGACATCGACACCGCGCTGGTCAACGAACTGCTGGCGCAGGTGCCTGCCGAGCGCGCGGCACGTCGCGGCGGTCGCGCGGTGTTCGTCGGCCGCACGAGCGCGACGCTGCTCGACGCCGTGCTTCGCCTGGTCCGCCTGCTGGATACGCCGGAAGAGGCGGCGGTGCTCGCGCCGCTGGCCACGCGCGAGATCCATTACCGCGTGCTCACCGGCGAACTCGGCGAACGCCTGCGCGAGCTGTGCGACGTGGAAGGACCGTCGCAACGCGTCGCACGCGCCATCGACCTGATCAAGCAGCGTTACCACGAACCGCTGCGCATCGAGCAGCTCGCCGCCGCCGCGCACATGAGCGCGTCCTCCCTGCACGAACGCTTCAAGGCCGCCACCGCGATGACGCCGCTGCAGTACCAGAAACAGCTGCGCCTGCAGGAAGCGCGGCGGCTGATGCTGGTGGACGGGATCGAGGCCGCCGCGGCGAGTCATCGCGTCGGTTACGAAAGCCCGTCGCAGTTCAGTCGCGAATACCGCCGGCTGTTCGGCGCGCCGCCGCGTCGCGAGGTCATGGCGATGCGCGGCCCGCCGGCCTGA
- a CDS encoding glycosyltransferase, whose protein sequence is MNLLMLSDVYFPRVNGVSTSIRTFARSLARMGHAVTIVAPDYGDDSGQEQHDGHGEFEVLRVPARVIFFDPEDRLMRADAARAMRDALGLREWDVIHIHTPFRAHAMGVQLAREMGVPTVETYHTYFEEYVGHYLPWLPTALGRFVARAASRRLCHGVDHLIVPSAQMVEVLQRYGIDTPHTVLPTGIDLAEFQGGDGARFRERHGIAGDVPTLVTVSRLSLEKNIGFLLRIVQRLVGEFPDLLFLIAGEGPDEARLRRLAGELRIEANVRFFGNLDRRTTLLDAYKAGDAFVFASPTETQGLVLIEAMALGVPIVSTAVMGTATVLRDTHSAVIAQEDVEAFAAQVAQVLRSPELRARLSAAGPNDARRWSSDTLMRQVESLYGSLAQQRAELATT, encoded by the coding sequence ATGAACCTGCTGATGCTGTCGGACGTGTACTTCCCGCGCGTGAACGGGGTGTCCACCTCGATCCGCACCTTCGCCCGATCGCTCGCGCGCATGGGCCACGCGGTGACCATCGTCGCGCCGGACTACGGCGACGACAGCGGCCAGGAACAGCACGACGGGCACGGCGAATTCGAGGTCCTGCGCGTTCCCGCTCGCGTGATCTTCTTCGATCCCGAAGACCGCCTGATGCGTGCCGACGCCGCGCGCGCGATGCGCGACGCGCTGGGCCTGCGCGAGTGGGACGTGATCCACATCCACACGCCGTTCCGCGCGCATGCGATGGGCGTGCAGCTCGCGCGCGAGATGGGCGTGCCGACGGTGGAGACCTATCACACCTACTTCGAGGAATACGTCGGCCATTACCTGCCGTGGCTGCCGACCGCGCTGGGGCGTTTCGTCGCGCGCGCGGCATCGCGCCGTCTGTGCCACGGCGTGGATCACCTCATCGTGCCCAGCGCGCAGATGGTCGAGGTGCTGCAGCGCTACGGCATCGACACGCCGCACACGGTGCTGCCCACCGGCATCGACCTGGCCGAGTTCCAGGGCGGCGACGGCGCACGGTTCCGCGAGCGGCACGGCATCGCCGGCGATGTCCCGACGCTGGTCACCGTGAGCCGCCTGTCGCTGGAGAAGAACATCGGGTTCCTGCTGCGCATCGTGCAGCGGCTCGTGGGCGAGTTCCCCGACCTGCTGTTTCTGATCGCGGGCGAAGGCCCGGACGAAGCACGCCTGCGCCGGCTCGCGGGCGAACTGCGCATCGAGGCGAACGTGCGGTTCTTCGGCAACCTCGATCGGCGAACCACGCTGCTGGACGCGTACAAGGCCGGCGACGCGTTCGTGTTCGCCTCGCCCACGGAAACGCAGGGGCTGGTGCTGATCGAAGCGATGGCGCTGGGCGTGCCGATCGTCTCGACCGCGGTGATGGGCACGGCGACGGTGCTGCGCGATACGCACAGCGCGGTGATCGCGCAGGAAGACGTCGAGGCCTTCGCCGCGCAGGTCGCGCAGGTGCTGCGTTCGCCGGAGTTGCGCGCGCGCCTGTCCGCCGCCGGCCCGAACGACGCGCGACGCTGGAGTTCGGACACGCTGATGCGCCAGGTCGAATCGCTCTACGGTTCGCTGGCGCAACAACGCGCGGAACTGGCGACGACCTGA
- a CDS encoding NADP-dependent oxidoreductase encodes MDTRTARDGYLAGSAPAPTMQAIVFDAYGPPDVLRLGEVPLPSPARGQIRVRVRAAGVQPADCATRNGWFAQRGIGMAPFPRQLGNEFAGVVDAVGDGVESLIVGDEVLGWTSANAYAEAVVVPIEQVVLKPVMMSWAVAGALSASGQTAHTAVEALDIRRGDTVLVHGAAGGVGTMAVQLARLRGAHVIGTASRENHDYLRALGAEPVLYGPGLAERVRAIAPHGVHAALDGSGRGALDASIELGIEPSRIGTLVDFEDVQRLGVQAIRSQRSRERLQALVDLHDAGRLRVHVRDIYPLAYAAVAHRDVENGHGRGKVVLMVYEQRGFAL; translated from the coding sequence ATGGATACCCGCACCGCACGCGACGGTTACCTCGCAGGGTCCGCGCCTGCGCCGACGATGCAGGCGATCGTGTTCGACGCCTACGGGCCGCCCGACGTCCTGCGCCTGGGCGAGGTTCCCCTGCCCTCGCCGGCCCGCGGCCAGATCCGCGTGCGCGTGCGCGCCGCCGGCGTGCAGCCGGCGGATTGCGCCACGCGCAACGGCTGGTTCGCGCAACGCGGCATCGGGATGGCACCGTTTCCAAGACAGCTCGGCAACGAGTTCGCGGGCGTGGTCGATGCGGTCGGCGACGGCGTCGAATCGCTGATCGTCGGCGACGAAGTGCTCGGCTGGACGAGCGCGAACGCCTACGCCGAAGCCGTCGTCGTGCCGATCGAACAGGTCGTCCTCAAGCCGGTGATGATGTCGTGGGCCGTCGCCGGCGCGTTGTCGGCGTCGGGACAGACCGCGCACACGGCGGTGGAAGCGCTCGACATCCGTCGCGGGGACACCGTGCTCGTGCACGGCGCGGCCGGCGGCGTGGGCACGATGGCGGTGCAGCTCGCGCGGTTGCGCGGTGCGCACGTCATCGGCACCGCGAGTCGCGAAAACCACGACTACCTGCGCGCGCTCGGCGCCGAACCCGTGTTGTACGGCCCGGGCCTGGCCGAACGCGTGCGCGCCATCGCGCCGCACGGCGTGCACGCGGCGCTCGACGGCAGCGGGCGTGGCGCGCTGGATGCGTCGATCGAACTGGGGATCGAGCCCTCGCGCATCGGCACGCTGGTCGACTTCGAGGACGTCCAGCGCCTGGGCGTGCAGGCGATCCGCAGCCAGCGCAGCCGCGAGCGGCTCCAGGCACTGGTCGATCTGCACGACGCCGGCCGCCTGCGCGTGCACGTGCGCGACATCTATCCGCTCGCCTACGCGGCCGTGGCGCATCGCGACGTGGAGAACGGCCACGGACGTGGCAAGGTGGTGCTCATGGTGTACGAGCAACGGGGGTTCGCGCTGTGA
- the soxR gene encoding redox-sensitive transcriptional activator SoxR has product MGVEELSVGEVARRSGVSVSALHFYEAKGLIQSQRSGGNQRRYARDTLRRIAIIRAAQRVGMPLATIRDALGSLPEARTPTRRDWSRLSRAWREELDARIGELIRMRDMLDDCIGCGCLSLDRCKLANPRDVLGEQGAGARRWEDEEGT; this is encoded by the coding sequence ATGGGCGTGGAGGAACTCAGCGTCGGCGAAGTCGCCCGGCGCAGCGGGGTGTCGGTGTCGGCACTGCATTTCTACGAGGCCAAGGGCCTGATCCAAAGCCAGCGCAGCGGCGGGAACCAGCGACGCTACGCCCGTGACACGCTGCGCCGCATCGCGATCATCCGCGCGGCGCAACGCGTCGGCATGCCGCTGGCGACGATCCGCGACGCGCTGGGGAGCCTGCCCGAAGCCCGCACGCCGACGCGGCGCGACTGGTCGCGTCTTTCCAGAGCATGGCGCGAGGAACTGGACGCGCGCATCGGCGAGCTGATCCGCATGCGCGACATGCTGGACGACTGCATCGGCTGCGGCTGCCTGTCGCTGGACCGCTGCAAACTCGCTAATCCGCGCGACGTGCTGGGCGAGCAGGGCGCGGGAGCGCGGCGCTGGGAAGACGAGGAGGGAACCTAG